ACGGAAGCCATCGTTCAAAAATTTTCGGAATTTTCCATATCCTACAACATCAATATCATCACCGGGAGTATGCCGGAAATGATTGAGGGACGGCTTTATAACGTTGGCTACCTGTGTAGAAGGGATGGGAGTATGGAGCGTTATGAAAAATTACATGTTACTCCGGACGAAGCTAAAGTATGGGGAATGCAGGGCGGACATCAGTTAAAAGCTTTTGATACCGACTGCGGTAAAATCGGAATCCTCATCTGTTATGATTCTGAATTTCCGGAATTGAGTCGAATTTTGGCAGACGAAGGAATGGATATTCTTTTTATTCCATTTTTGACTGATACACAGAACGGCTATTCCAGAGTGCGGAACTGTGCTCAGGCAAGAGCCATAGAGAACGAGTGTTATGTGGCCATTGCTGGGAGTGTTGGAAATTTACCTAACGTCCAGAACATGGATATCCAATTTGCACAATCCATGGTATTTACACCTTGTGATTTTTCGTTTCCGACAAATGGTATAAAAGCGGAAGCTACACCCAACACAGAGATGATTTTAATTGCCGATGTGGATATCGATTTGCTACGGGAGTTGAACCAATTCGGTGCCGTGCGGAATCTAAAGGATAGGCGTACCGATATTTTTGAACTTAGAAAAAGATAAAGGATTTGGATTTAAAGATTATAGGGAGTGAAGAATGGTGTGTCTTTGAGGAATTAGGCATTCCTGCCATTAAAGCGCGTGTAGATTCCGGGGCAAAAACCTCATCTATTCAGGCAACTAATCTTAAAGTATTCAACAAAGGAGCTAAGGAATGGGTAAAATTTGAAGTTAATCCTTTACCGGAAAATAGAAGTATCGGAATTTCCTGTGAAGCGCAGCTGGTAGACCGCCGTATGGTTAAAAGCTCATCCGGCATTTCTGAAGAACGATTAGTGGTAAAGACCCCGGTGACCATAGGTGATCATACTTTTGATATAGAGCTGACCTTGGCCAACCGGGATACAATGGAGTTCCGCATGCTTTTAGGGCGTGAAGCACTTAACGAACGGTTTATTGTAAATCCGGCAATCAACTATGCCGTGCAGGAATTTGTTGAAGAGGAGATTGAAGAGAAGTACCAACCTTATTTTAAGGAAAAAACAGGCCTGAAAATTGGGCTATTAGCTAGCAATCCTAATTTATACAGTAACAAACGCATTATGGAAGCGGCAGAGGCCAGGGGGCATGAAATCGTTTTTTTGAACGTTGAACTGGCGTACATGAAACTAGATGCTCGTTCCCCAGAAATACGCTACCGTGGTGGAAATATCTTAAAGGATTTCGATGCTGTAATACCGCGTATAAAACCATCGGTTACCTTTTATGGATGTGCCCTTATACGTCAGTTCAAGAACTTGGGGGTTTACTGTCAAAATTCAGCGGAATCCATAACCCAATCCAGGGACAAACTTTTTGCGTCGCAGCTCTTTTCCAATTATGACATTCATATCCCGATTACCGGATTTGCCAAGTCACCTATGGATACTAAAGACTTGATAAAAATGGTTAATGGCGCCCCGTTGATCATAAAGCTACTGGAAAGCACACAAGGTAAAGGTGTGGTTTTAGCGGAGACCAATAAGGCGGCAGAAAGTGTTATCAACGCCTTTAAAAGTGTTAATACAAATATTTTGGTACAGGAATTCATAAAAGAAGCCAACGGGCAGGATATCCGCTGCTTTGTGGTCAATGGGAAGGTTGTTGCCTCAATGCAGCGCCAAGCGGCAAAGGGAGAATTTAGGGCCAACATTCATCAAGGAGGAAAAGCCTCTAGGATAAAAATTACGACGGAGGAACGTAAATTGGCACAAAAGGCTGCCAAAGTCCTGAACTTGGCCGTGGCTGGCGTGGACATTATCCGTTCCAATAAAGGACCTTTGTTATTAGAAGTCAATTCCTCTCCTGGTCTGGAAGGTATTGAAAATGCTACGGGAAAAGATATTGCCAATGAAATGATCCTGGCCATAGAGAAAAAATTGAAGTTTACTCAGGGATAGTTCCTCGTTTATCATCAGGCCCAAAATAGTAGATATCTACAAATAATCCCTTTATCCATAGGAAATATGAATATGTTATGAAGAATTCTTTGGTTGTATTGATAATAGGACTAACGTCAACGCTCGTCGGAGCGCAATTCATCAAAAACGAATCTATTAACGCACAAATAGGATTTGGATTGAGTTCCCCTTATAATAGTGTGGATGAAATTGTCGATGACGGTTTGTTCCTTCAAGGTGAATATGTTCTAGGAATCGCTTCCTGGTTTGAACTGAGACCCTATGCTGGTATGATTTTAACAAGTTCCAATGGAGATGATATTAATGGTAATCCAACCGTGGAAAAGGCAGAAACCAAAGCTTTTTTAATTGGAGGGAAAGGAAGAATTAGTGCTCCAATTCCTTGGGTTGCCCCGTATGTGGAGATTGGAATTGGTGCATCGATTGGAAAATTTGAAACCTTTACGGCGTTTGATGACATTAATAAAAGTGGATTTATTTACCACATACCATTTGCCTTCGGATTGGAAGTAGGACGAAAAAATAATATTGATTTGGGTTTGGCTTACTATTTTCAACCGAGTGTCCAACAATATGCCGGAGCATTTGCATTAGGCATTTCAATTCCTATAAAAGGATAGATAAGATGACATGGCGTCATATTTCCTGCAAAATGCCCGATTCCAATAAAGCTAGATTGAATCTAACTATATAATTTAACCTTAGCCTTTCAAATTTTTCAACATCTCTTTTGTAGTTTCCCTCAAATCGTATTCAGCTTTCCAGTTCCAGTCTTCTTGGGCGTTAGAGTCGTCTATACTACTGGGCCATGAGTCTGCAATTTTTTGTCTAAAATCAGGTTCGTACGAAATTTTGAAATCTGGAATATTTCTGCTAATCTCTTCTGCGATGTCTTTTGGTGTAAAACTCATCCCGGAAAGGTTATAAGAAGAGCGCACTTTTATGTCATCTGCACGGGATTCCATAATCTGTAGGGTAGCCCTAATGGCATCATCCATAAACATCATCGGCAAGGCCGTATCTTCTTTTAAAAAACAGGTATAGGAGGTCTTGGACAAGGCCTTGTGGTAGATTTCAACTGCATAATCGGTAGTGCCACCTCCTGGCATGGTTTTCCAACTGATCAAACCGGGATAACGGATGCTTCTGACATCTACTCCAAACTTGTTATGGTAATATTCACACCAGCGCTCTCCGGACTGTTTACTTATGCCGTAGACGGTGCTGGGTTCCATAATAGTGTTTTGTGGCGTATTTTCCTTGGGCGTATTGGGGCCAAAAACCGCAATACTAGATGGCCAAAAAATCTTATCTATTTTCTTTTCTTTTCCTAGGTTAAGAACATTAAAAGGGAGTTCATGTTTAGGTTCCAAGCCCGCATGGGAAATTTTTCCGCTGTAGCACTTAGCATGGCCGCCATTAAATATACCTCGTTAATTTCATAATAGGCTACCACCTCCTCCAGCGCATCATAATCGGTCGCGTCCAAAATTTCAAAAGGTCCCGAGGCCATCATTTCCTCACTTCCTTCCCGGATATCGCTTGCGATGACATTATTAGATCCGTATTTCTCTCGCAAGGCAAAGGTTAGCTCTGTACCTATTTGTCCACACGCTCCAATAATCAAAATATATTTCTCCATTAAAAAGAAGTTAAATGAATTCTGCCATAAAGATACCCTTTCCTAAAATTTGTACATTCGCCACATGTCAAAAATGTTTGTTTTTCTGATGCTATCACTGCTTTTAATGGCCTGCAAAGATACACCGGCTGCTACTGCGGATTCGCAGGGTATAGGTTGGACATTGGACTCGAGTGAATTGCCTAGAAAAAGTGCGGTGAACGGCAAAGCTGCTGCAATTCTTAATAAATGGAAGGAGTTCAGTATGTTCGAAACAACGTTCGACCGATTATACACGAGTGAGAATAGGGAAGATTTAATATTGGTTACGGAGGATTTGGTGGAAAAACAAAAAGTGCTGGAAGCATCCGTATATCCTTCGGAGTTTGATATCCCGCAAATAAAGGGAAGGCAAAAAGTCTTGAAGACCTACATTTTAAAAACAAAGGGAGATTTAGAATATCGTCTAAATCCAGAGGACTCCTTAAAGGAGGTGATACAGGCATTTAATGCTTTAAGGGAACAATTTAACGTAGTGGTAAACAATACTTTGCCAGAGGACCTAATCAAAAATGAGAAAAGCTAAATTTTTACTGTTATTTTGGAGCATAGCTTGCATTGCACAGGAGCAACCGCAACAAGAAATTAATGCGGTATTAGACACTTGGCACAACGCTGCGGCCGAAGCAAACTTTGATACCTATTTTAGTTTGATGTCGGACGATGCGGTCTTCATTGGAACGGACGCCACGGAAAACTGGGACCTAACCGAGTTCAAAGCCTATTCCAAGCCACATTTTGATAAGGGTAAGGCCTGGAATTTCACTCTGGTGGAGCGCAATGTTTATGTAAATACTTCCGAAAATTTTGCTTGGTTCGATGAGCTACTGAATACGCAAATGAAGATTTGTCGTGGCTCTGGCATACTCAAAAAAGTAGATGGAAAATGGAAAATTGGGCATTATGTGCTGTCCATAGCCGTACCCAATGAACATGTTTCGGAACTTATCGAGATTAAAAAGGAAAGGGACAATATCCTTCTGGAAAATCTAAATCATAAAAAAACGGGCAATTAGCCCGTTTTCAGTTTCTTATAATTTTTTAGCATACTATTGCTTTGGTTCGGCAGGTGCCTCTTTTCTAGACTCCAGTGCCTGCTTGCTTAAACTTGCCAAATTAAAGTTGGGGTCCATTTTTAAGGCTTCATCTATAATAGCAATCGCTGCGTCAATATTTGTTTTGTCCATATTGAACTGTACTAATCCTTTGAGGTGCATAAAAGCTGCTTTCAACGAAACTTCATAGGGTTGTTGGCGTTCGTAAAATGCATATTTCATTTCATCGGTGGCATTGGCTATACCGTACTCAATGTGGGTCAATGCTCCGGCGTTGTCCCCGGTCTGAATCTTTAAATCCGCCAATTCGTAGGCTAAATAGGCATTGGGTTCCCTCGTATTTAAAACCTCAAATTGCTCCAAAGCTCTTTTTGGCTGGTTTAAAGCCTTTAGGGAAATTGCCTTTACCTGTACGGCAAGATCGGAATCGGTAGCCAATTTTTCAATACCAATGGTATTTAAGGCTTGTAGATGCTGATTGTCGTTGGCATAGATATATGCCAAGGTGTCCATTCTTTCTTTGGATGGGGATAACACATTAAGATGGGTGAGTGCGTTTATGACGCCATCGATATCACCCTGTAGGCGCATCTGATTGTAGAAAGCTTCATAGTGCTTTTGTAATTCGGTAGTGGTCTGCGCAGTTCCATAAAAACAGGTACATACGAAAAGCGCAAAAATTAATTTTTTCATCGTTTAGTTATTTTTTGGTGCGCTAAACTATTAAAATATTCCATATAACCCTGTTAAGGAAAGCCTTAAATCCTTTAAAAAGGAAAAGACGCCCGAGAGCGTCTTTTCAAAAAAGGGTAATTTTTATTGCAATATGCTAGGCGAGGGAGTATTTACTCTCCTGAGGCGTAAAGCTGTTTAAAAGCTGCGCATAGAACCCAATGCTCCTATCGTCTTTTTCAATACAGGACCTTAAGAATTTCTTTAAATTGTGGAACAATAAATTGGTATGTAGCGTTGGCAAATACGTGTTTACTTCTTTTGGGTTGTAAACTTTATCGTCCATAACAATATCCATCTCAATTCGATGTCTGTGATAATCAATACTTACCTCCGTGGCATTGTAATACTTTTTAAGTAGAGCGATATGTAATTGCTCATATTTTTTTGATCTCTGCGCGTTTTTACAACTTAGGGAGATAAGATTTTCTAATTCCATCAAAATCCTCTCCCTCAACTTAGACTTTTTCATAACTTTTTGATTTTAATGATTACTTAAAGGTATGTATTTCATCGATAAGTACTTAAAAATCAGTAGTATATTAACAGTGGGAGAGCTGTTTTTGTTGTGAAAATAGCAGAAGTTGTGGTCAATTAAGAGCGAATAGGGGTGAAAAGAACTTTATTTTTAATAAGAAATAACTTACAAGTATCAATTTTTTTGTCGGATTCACCTTCATCATCTTTATACTGCGGAGGTGCCAAGCCTCTCTTTTTAGCTTCTTCTGTATAATAATCCTTCTTTAGAGGATGATCAGGAAATACCCCATTTATTATCTGGTTCCATTGCTCACCTTTTATGATGGTGCTAATTAAATTGATGCAGTCATTCAAATGAATTAGGTTTACCGGTGCATTGCCACCTTTTACATTTTTCTTTCCGGACAACATGGTTACCGGGTGTCTATCGGGACCGATAAGACCTCCAAAACGAATAATAGTACATTGTAGATTTTCATCTTCTTTGAATAAACGTTCGCAGTCAAGAAGTTGCTTTCCGGATTCCGTCACAGGTTTCGGTGTTGTTTCCTCGTTTACTTCACCTTTAATATCACCATACACTGAGGTGCTACTTACAAAAATCACTTTTTCGATAGGGGATTGTTTAGTCGCCTTATGAAGTAACCCCATCTTTTTCACATAACTTTCCTTTGGTCCTTTACCACGGAAACCGGGCGGAACATTGATAATAAGTACATGTAGATTTTTCAAAAAATCGGAAATAGGCCCTCGTATGTTTTCCTCTGAAAGTGATACCTGATAGGGAACAATCCCCGCGTTTCTTAAGATTTCGAGTTTGTTTTTGGAAGTTGTAGTACCCTTTACGGAGTAACCTTGACCCACCAAATTTTTTGCTAAGGGAAGGCCTAACCATCCACAGCCTAGGACCCCTACTGATTTAGTCAAAGCTCAGTTTTTGAATGGTGAGAATCGCATCATTTAGAACAAAGGGCATCGGGATGTTATCCTTTGGGCGTTTGGGAACCGAAAATAAGGGATTATCCAGTAAATCGTTGGATGCCTCATATACAACGAGCTCTAAAGAGGAATCCTTAGGCACTTCCAAAAGGAGTTCAGTAAATTCGTTATCACTGATATAATGAGTAATTAATTTTCCTCCTCTTCTATTTTTAAGGAAATAATCGGACAATTCTATACCATTAACGGTGGCCTTTTTTATAGGTGTCTCGTTACTGAATATTTCCAACCTGTTAACGTTGCGCTGTGGGGTGATACAGAGTCTTAATCTTCTGGTTTCCTTAACTACGGTATCGGTCAGGATTTCTACTTTAGGCGGGGCTATTTTCTTTAATGGAGCTTCCGCCGAATAAGTAAAACCGGAACTATATTTGCTGCTTATAGTGTTTTCGGTCAATTTTTCAGGTGTACTCCTTTCTTTCACAATGTACTGCTTGGTCCATTCCGAGGGCTCATTTTCATAAGTGGCCCATTTGGCCTCGTTGGCATCTGCATCCATAACATACAGTAGACTGGTGGGTTTGGGTGTATCTTCTCCAAAACCTGAATTTAGTTGTGCGGAAACCAAAAAACCTATAAAAAGTAAAAAACACAGTGTCGCCAATGCGCCTTTATTGCGGTAGTTCGTAATAACCGGTAGCAGTAGAAAAAAGAGCAAGGTCGCAAAAACAGTTGCGGCCACCATCATTTTTAACCCAAGGCCAACGGGAAACATTTGAATAAAGGGCGAATAAATAAAAATAGCGGGGAGTCCTAGAAAAACTAACAGGAACGGGTTTGGTTTTTTCTGATTGATAAGGATATAAAAAGCGACGAGAACCGCGTATACCGGTATTATGAAGAATGCAGCTCCTTGAAGATACTGTGCAACGGCTCCACATATAATCAACCAAATGAGTATGGGGGCAACCAACAGATTTGGATTTTTAACCACCCTGAATTTATGATACACGTAGAAGCAAACGGCGACCGAGAAAAAGGCAAAGGCAAAAATATAGGCGTGTCCGTTATAGCTAAATCCATGGAGCATATCCTTATAGGAGGGATAGACCCATTTAAGCACTTTCCAACTGTAAAACCCTACGAAACCGTTTATCGCCAAGGCAATGAAAACCGGTACGAATCCCTTAAAGACATCTTTGGCATTTAAGACATTTTTTCTGAACCCCTGAATGAGGATAATCACAAAAAGTAGACAAGCCAGACCGAACATGGGCCAAATCCATTCAAACGGATAGGTGATAATTTTGAAGAAAGGAATATTAAAATAAACGTTATCGCTGAGGCTTTTCATCGTTGATAAATCGGCCTCGCTAAAATGATTTAGTAATGGCATTAAATAGCTCCCTTGATGTGCCAGTGTATTTCGGTCTAATCTATCCGCGGTGTCCATTGCCGTATGATAATCAAAATGGTCATCTATAAAGGCTAAGTTGAAGCCCTCTATATCGGCGTCTTCCCTAAAAACGGTTAGATCCGTATCGTTGGGGAGCATCTTGTAGATACTATACGCCAGGGAGTTTGCGACGGGATACCTCGGATTGGCTTTTATGAATTCTTGAATAAGATTGGCGTTGCCCCTATTGGTCTCCATGAGCATATAGGATGCACCGCCACTTCCTCTCGCTTCAAAATTGAGGACCAAACCTACATCCTTTGACCAAGGATGTTCCTTAACAAAAAGGTCTGCCCCGTTAAGTCCCAACTCTTCCGCATCCGTAATCAGGATAATAATATCATTTTTTGGCTGCTTCCCGTTAGCTAAAAAAGCCCTTAGACCTTCAAGTATGGTGGCAACGCCGCTTCCCGCGTCGCTCGCACCGAAAGAAGAGTGGGGACTGCTATCATAATGGGATAATAACAATAAAGCTTTTCCGTTTTCCTTCCCTTCAATACGGGCCAAAATATTGGTGGCCTTGCTTAAATTGGCCCAGTCCCCTGCGGTATAGCCTTCCTGTACGCTAGTTGTGAGCCCCAATTTTTCCAGCTCAGCTATAATATACGATCGCACTTTCGAATGTCCTGGAAAGCCGACGCCATGGGGTTCTTTAGAGATGTTCTTAACGTGGGCCATGGCCCTATCTGTGGCAAATGAAGTTTCAGGGGCACTTATATCCGGATTGTATTGGGGCATTAAAGCCTTGAAACTCCAATAAATTGCCAGAACAAGAAGTAGCAGGGTGAGTACGGTGGTCGTTTTTTTCATTGGTTCAGGTTCTGGCCTAAAATTAGGAAATATTAAGGGCTATTCCCCGTACATCGGGTTTTTTTAAGATATCCAGTATTTTTTTCTATCTTTAGTAATTAACCTCCAAAATAAATAGTTATGGGAATCAAAAGTTTTCAGGGCATACGAAAGGCGATAAAGAAGGAATTTAAAGCTCCAATATTGGTTTCCGATTACATGACGACCAAATTGATAACTTTTAGTCCGGAACAGTCTATTTTAGAAGTGATGGAGAAGTTTGCTAAACATCACATTTCCGGAGGACCCGTCTTGGATAGTAATGGGTTTTTGGTAGGAATAATTTCGGAAGCGGATTGTATGAAGCAAATTTCCGAAAGTCGTTATTTTAACCAACCTATACTGGATAAAAGTGTGGAGAAGTTTATGACAAAAAATGTGGAGACCATTCCTCATGACATTTCAATTTTCGATGCGGCCGGTATTTTTGCTCAGCACAATAGAAGACGATTACCCGTAATGAAAAACGATATTCTTGTTGGCCAAATAAGTCGTAAGGATATTGTAGTGGCTGCCTTAAAATTAAGTGGGCATAATTGGAAATAGGTTTTTAGTCCCAGAAGGGGCTATTCATAGTAATAAAAGATAATGCTTCCCAAAGGGGGAGCATTTTTTGTTTGTTGAACTAGAGCTCACACTATAATTCTTAGGGATTTTATTCGAAAGAAGTTTTTAATTATGGGGTCAAGAGGATGTTATTCCCGCTTCACTATCATGTAGTAATCATTATCCAAGGGCAAATAGCCTAAATCGTACACGAAATAATAGGTCGTCCCTTTTTTGGTGGTGTACAGGTTGGTAATAAAATCAAAATCAAAACCCTTGTCCAATAACCTGGTCCTGGTAGTCCTAGTTTTTCCTTGGGTAAGTTTAAAACTGTCCAAGATGCGGTAATTTTTGCGCAAGCGATTATTAATGTTGCGCATCAGGTTCTTACTGTCTTTATTTACCTTATTGTTGTAAGCATTTCTGCAATAATCATTACAGAATTTTTTATCTACTCTGCCTATAATTTCAGTCCCGCACTCCAAGCATTTTTTCTTCATTTATTGCCTTTTGTAGTTGAACTTAATTTCCTCTGCCGAACCATCGTTTTGATGGATCAGGCCGTAAATATTGATTTCGTTAGGCCCAACCTTCTCAAAAGTGAAGCCATCAAAATAGAGTCGGTCTTCGGCCACTTTTATCAACCTAAAACGCTGCACTTCATCTTTCTCCTCCCAACCTTTCAGGTCCTTGTCAAAATGTTTCAGTTCAAAAACCAAGGTGTTATCCACTTCCCGAATATGACCTATTTCATAAAAATTGATTTCTCCCTTGGCAATCAGTCTAAAAACGAACATCATTACCCCTGCAGCTGGCGGACTCCATATTTCCTCGGTAACTCCCCCAAAGGCTTCGCCTTTCCAATGACCCGTCATCCATTCCATCTGAGAAATTGAAGCATCGGCGGAAACGGTATCCTCCAAAAAGGTCATCGTGTTTTGGCCTTGTAGTCCGAAACCTATGAGTAATACGATCAAAAGCAGATTTTTCATAATCATTTGTTTACAACAAGTTACAAATTATCCGTTTACAAACGGTTAGTACTAGTTTGGCCTATTTAATTAATTTTTAATCAAACAGGTTGACTCAGTCAATCCAAAATTTTAAGCTCATACTTTCTTAATAAATTTGGTAATGCTTTTGAGGTAAAGATTGCCTCTTTTAACCGATTTTTCTCCGGGTCTATATTAAAATTTTGAGCAGAGGAAAAATCTACGCCCTCCAAAATACTGTTATGGAAAATGGCCCGCTCCAAATCGCATTTTTCAAATTTGGCGTTCCTTAAATCGGTTTCCGTAAAATCGACCTCAATGAGTTTACAATTGAAAAAATGTTCCTTCTTTAGGGAAAGTCCAACGAAGGAACTAAAATTTAACATGCACTGCTTAAAGGCGAAATCCATCAAAAAATCATTGGATTCCTCAAATTTTAACCCCATCATTTTGCAATGGTCAAACAGCACATCGTTGAACTGGTTATGGGCAATATTGGTATTACTTAGATTGCACTCTAGAAACTTACATTCCATAAAGTTTTGGTTGTCCAGATAGCCATTGGAAAAATCGCAGTTCTCAAAAGTGCAGTTTTCATACTCACCTTTGGGCAACCGCTCCTTTACAAAATTTGCCCCTTCAAACAATTGATCGGATATGAAGCCCGGCATACGCTAAATTTTACTTTAAAAATGAGTTATTCCTTCGTCATGATTATTGCCGGTATTCCCAATTCATCGTACAAGTCATTGAATGCTTTCATTTCCGTATTGATGATTGCATCATGCTCTTTTTTGAAAGTACTCCATTGTCCCAAAAGATCTTGCAGGCGCTGTTTTGCACCTTCGGTTACCTTGGGCTCCGCTACATCTACATATCCTCTTAAATTCAATAATTGCGCATTAAGCCTGTTGGTAAAATTAATGACATCCTGAAAAGTTTTTTGTTTGGGTTGTATTAAGTTTTCTTCCCATTTCGTAATTCTTTTTACCAAAGAATCTCCTTTTTCCAGTAAAGCTTCGGCTTGCTCGTTATCCTTCAGTAAATCGGAATATTGTTTTAACTGAGCTTTAGCGGAGCGCATGGCGTTTACGGAAGTATGTATTTCTGTTACCGCATTTTCAATCTTGTTCAATACTTCTTGCTGTTCTTCATAATCCGCCATAGTTCCTTTAACTTTTGGATTAGGTAAAATCGTGACCATGGTCTCCGAACTATTATCCTCCATGGTTAGCCTTAGTGTGTAGGTGCCCGGTGCAATATTGGAACCTTGGTCGCCCCCCAATACAAAAACCTTGTCGACCGTTGGAAGGTTATCCTTCCTAAAATCCCACGTAAATCGGTTATAACCCTTCTTGGAAGGAAGCACTTGAGCTTTGGACGGGCCACCTGGCCAAGTCTTAAAGTCCTTTGGCTTTTGGTTGGTGATGGTCCGGATTATGTTCCCGTTTTGTAACACCTCTAATTTGAGCTCTGTGCTGTCCAGTTTTTGTTCTAAATAATAGTCGAACGTGACCCCACTGGGTGGGTTGGAGCCCAATCCGGGAATCGGTTTTTCACTAGAGCCTCCAAAGAACAGATAAGTATCCTTGGGCTTGAATAAAGTTACTTTACTCTTTGGGGTCATTATATTCTGAATCGTTGCGATATCATCCAAAATCCAAAATGCACGTCCTGCCGTTGCGGCGACCAAATCGTTGTCTTGGATGGTTAAGTCATTTATCGGCACAACCGGAAGATTAAGTTGAAACGGTTGCCAGTTTTGTCCATCGTCCAATGAGATGAACAATCCGGTTTCCGTACCGGCATAGAGCAATCCTTTTTGCTTTCTATCCTCCCGTACCACCCTTGTAAAGGTATGGTCTCCTGTAATTCCATTGGTGATTTTGGTCCATGTGGCACCATAATCGGTCGTTTTAAAAATATAGGAGTTCAGGTCCATGGATTTATAGCGCATGACGACAACGTATGCGGTTGCGGGATTATGGGGAGAGACCTCGATACTATTAATAATCCCATCCTGGATTCCCGTAGGGGTGACGTTAGACCAGTTTTGGCCTCCATCTTTTGTGATGTGTAGCAAACCATCATCCGTACCCGCCCATAGAACACCTTCCTCGTGCTGCGATTCTACCAAATAGGTTATGGTATTGTAGTTTTCACCACCGGCAGCTTCGTTGGTATAGGGCCCACCACCCGGACCATGTTTCTCTTCTTCGTTTCGCGTTAAATCCGGACTTACGGTAGTCCAGCTATATCCTTCATCCGTGGACTTAAAAACCACGTTCCCGGCATGATAAATGGTTTTTCGGTTATGGGGCGATGTAATAATAGGTGCGTTCCAATTGTAGCGATATTTCGAATCCTTAGGCGCTACGCTCAAGCCCAGTTCCGGATATTGTTTTATGGGTTTAGACTCCTTGGTCTTGGCGTCCCACTTATCAATATTTCCCTGATAGGTGCCGCCATAAATAAGCTCTGGATTGTCGGGGTCAAAAGCTAAAAACGCGCTCTCCCCACCAGCTACGGGGTACCAATCCTTCCAATCTATTCCTTGGTCGTTGGTACGGGATGCAATGGCAACGGTGGAGTTGTCCTGTTGCCCTCCATAGACGTTGTAGGGAACAAGATTATCGGTAATAACACGGTAAAATTGTGCCGTATTTTGATTTTCCTGAGTGCTCCAGCTCTTCCCTTCATTATTGGAAACATTGGAGCCCCCGTCATTGGAATTGATCATCACCTGAT
This sequence is a window from Maribacter aestuarii. Protein-coding genes within it:
- a CDS encoding VPS10 domain-containing protein, producing the protein MKTIRLLLLFALLIPFATVSQRRKTKNPAPLVKIEDSLFQGLKWRNIGPFRGGRSVASSGVVGQPMTYYMGTVGGGIWKTTDDGISWKNISDGFLKTGTVGSIAVSESNPNIVVAGMGEHAARGVMTSMGDGVYKSTDAGKTWSHIGLDETRHISDVVIHPTNPDILFVAAQGAQYGPSAQRGIYRSLDGGTTWENVLFIDNTTGASDLSMDMKNPLILYAAMWEHRRYPWIMESGGKNSGIYKSVDGGTTWKRLKEDLPKEFGKAGISVSRANPERVFAVIEAEGEKGGVYRSDDAGKKWTQVNKDRINIARSWYYMEILADTQDENIVYVLNAPVTKSIDGGKSFTPLPTPHGDNHHLWIHPDNNQVMINSNDGGSNVSNNEGKSWSTQENQNTAQFYRVITDNLVPYNVYGGQQDNSTVAIASRTNDQGIDWKDWYPVAGGESAFLAFDPDNPELIYGGTYQGNIDKWDAKTKESKPIKQYPELGLSVAPKDSKYRYNWNAPIITSPHNRKTIYHAGNVVFKSTDEGYSWTTVSPDLTRNEEEKHGPGGGPYTNEAAGGENYNTITYLVESQHEEGVLWAGTDDGLLHITKDGGQNWSNVTPTGIQDGIINSIEVSPHNPATAYVVVMRYKSMDLNSYIFKTTDYGATWTKITNGITGDHTFTRVVREDRKQKGLLYAGTETGLFISLDDGQNWQPFQLNLPVVPINDLTIQDNDLVAATAGRAFWILDDIATIQNIMTPKSKVTLFKPKDTYLFFGGSSEKPIPGLGSNPPSGVTFDYYLEQKLDSTELKLEVLQNGNIIRTITNQKPKDFKTWPGGPSKAQVLPSKKGYNRFTWDFRKDNLPTVDKVFVLGGDQGSNIAPGTYTLRLTMEDNSSETMVTILPNPKVKGTMADYEEQQEVLNKIENAVTEIHTSVNAMRSAKAQLKQYSDLLKDNEQAEALLEKGDSLVKRITKWEENLIQPKQKTFQDVINFTNRLNAQLLNLRGYVDVAEPKVTEGAKQRLQDLLGQWSTFKKEHDAIINTEMKAFNDLYDELGIPAIIMTKE